A stretch of Oreochromis aureus strain Israel breed Guangdong linkage group 11, ZZ_aureus, whole genome shotgun sequence DNA encodes these proteins:
- the LOC120442689 gene encoding B-cell receptor CD22-like isoform X1 translates to MAVAHLLRLLSLMTGTSVLQQVNGFSIRVPKTVVAVEGTCVMVPCQTDPYERVNWYQYHNLKYPIVYDGFYTHNVEQKFRGRTKVLGKAAEGNCTLTIDNVSTADHNLRVYVWINPDSQTTQKFHDQTVTISVERKAPVIYIQKQIVEGEIFQANCSIIYSCPSLPPSLQWNLNTFLENYTFMDFHMEVHGQWFYKKTLRGVATYLMNNSRISCSAKFKTFTMGSQQMTLNISYKPVTVRVKKEKKVVAEGDSIMIECVANSNPPPHKYLWFIRQLDQHKIENSTQSKKHFSNIVRDTSLSCMAQNALGVQQSIWVDLDVQYSPKNITVSVSPSGPVPENSNVTLTCSSNANPAVENYMWYRADGDQENFIGTGTSLNIKVSRDRRRFFCKAENQIGVGRSNPTHLDVQYCETHCGFYSGVLPWVLAGVFFSVSVICAAFLWKVQKNVKPQEEDRTYMSLNRRNVGSSEYDVINTAPK, encoded by the exons ATGGCGGTCGCTcatctgcttagactgctgagCTTGATGACTG GTACCTCAGTTCTCCAGCAGGTGAACGGGTTCAGCATTAGAGTACCCAAAACAGTTGTTGCTGTTGAAGGGACCTGTGTTATGGTGCCATGTCAGACAGACCCTTACGAACGAGTCAACTGGTACCAGTACCATAATCTAAAGTATCCTATTGTTTATGATGGATTTTATACTCATAACGTGGAACAGAAGTTCAGAGGACGCACCAAAGTATTGGGCAAAGCTGCAGAGGGAAACTGCACCCTGACGATTGACAATGTGAGCACAGCTGACCATAACCTACGTGTTTATGTGTGGATCAATCCAGACTCTCAGACAACTCAGAAATTCCATGATCAAACTGTAACTATCAGTGTTG AAAGAAAAGCTCCCGTAATCTATATTCAGAAGCAAATAGTGGAAGGGGAGATTTTCCAGGCCAACTGTAGCATAATCTACTCTTGCCCTTCCTTACCTCCATCCCTTCAATGGAACTTAAACACATTTCTGGAAAACTACACTTTCATGGATTTCCACATGGAAGTGCATGGCCAATGGTTCTACAAAAAGACACTGCGTGGAGTAGCAACCTATCTGATGAATAACAGCAGGATTAGCTGTTCTGCTAAGTTTAAAACCTTTACCATGGGAAGTCAACAAATGACACTCAACATTTCAT ACAAGCCTGTCACTGTTAgagtgaaaaaggaaaagaaagttgTGGCGGAAGGTGACAGCATCATGATTGAGTGTGTTGCTAATAGTAACCCCCCACCACACAAATACCTTTGGTTTATAAGACAATTAGACCAGCACAAGATAGAAAATTCAACTCAGAGTAAAAAGCATTTCAGCAACATTGTACGAGATACATCTCTGTCCTGCATGGCTCAAAATGCCCTTGGAGTGCAGCAGTCCATCTGGGTGGATCTGGATGTTCAgt attcacCTAAAAACATCACAGTTTCAGTCAGTCCTTCTGGTCCAGTACCAGAGAACAGCAACGTGACTCTGACCTGCAGCAGTAATGCCAACCCAGCAGTAGAAAACTACATGTGGTACAGAGCTGATGGAGACCAGGAGAATTTTATTGGGACAGGAACcagtttaaatattaaagtCTCCAGAGACAGAAGAAGATTTTTCTGCAAGGCTGAAAATCAGATCGGAGTTGGACGTTCTAACCCGACTCACCTTGATGTTCAGT ATTGTGAAACACATTGTGGATTTTACAGTGGAGTCCTTCCTTGGGtccttgctggtgtgtttttcagtgtcagTGTGATCTGTGCAGCTTTCCTTTG GAAAGTACAAAAGAATGTGAAGCCACAAGAAGAGGACAGAACTTACATGTCGCTGAATCGTAGAAATGTCGGCTCTTCAGAGTATGATGTCATTAACACAGCTCCAAAGTGA
- the LOC120442689 gene encoding B-cell receptor CD22-like isoform X2, whose amino-acid sequence MAVAHLLRLLSLMTVLQQVNGFSIRVPKTVVAVEGTCVMVPCQTDPYERVNWYQYHNLKYPIVYDGFYTHNVEQKFRGRTKVLGKAAEGNCTLTIDNVSTADHNLRVYVWINPDSQTTQKFHDQTVTISVERKAPVIYIQKQIVEGEIFQANCSIIYSCPSLPPSLQWNLNTFLENYTFMDFHMEVHGQWFYKKTLRGVATYLMNNSRISCSAKFKTFTMGSQQMTLNISYKPVTVRVKKEKKVVAEGDSIMIECVANSNPPPHKYLWFIRQLDQHKIENSTQSKKHFSNIVRDTSLSCMAQNALGVQQSIWVDLDVQYSPKNITVSVSPSGPVPENSNVTLTCSSNANPAVENYMWYRADGDQENFIGTGTSLNIKVSRDRRRFFCKAENQIGVGRSNPTHLDVQYCETHCGFYSGVLPWVLAGVFFSVSVICAAFLWKVQKNVKPQEEDRTYMSLNRRNVGSSEYDVINTAPK is encoded by the exons ATGGCGGTCGCTcatctgcttagactgctgagCTTGATGACTG TTCTCCAGCAGGTGAACGGGTTCAGCATTAGAGTACCCAAAACAGTTGTTGCTGTTGAAGGGACCTGTGTTATGGTGCCATGTCAGACAGACCCTTACGAACGAGTCAACTGGTACCAGTACCATAATCTAAAGTATCCTATTGTTTATGATGGATTTTATACTCATAACGTGGAACAGAAGTTCAGAGGACGCACCAAAGTATTGGGCAAAGCTGCAGAGGGAAACTGCACCCTGACGATTGACAATGTGAGCACAGCTGACCATAACCTACGTGTTTATGTGTGGATCAATCCAGACTCTCAGACAACTCAGAAATTCCATGATCAAACTGTAACTATCAGTGTTG AAAGAAAAGCTCCCGTAATCTATATTCAGAAGCAAATAGTGGAAGGGGAGATTTTCCAGGCCAACTGTAGCATAATCTACTCTTGCCCTTCCTTACCTCCATCCCTTCAATGGAACTTAAACACATTTCTGGAAAACTACACTTTCATGGATTTCCACATGGAAGTGCATGGCCAATGGTTCTACAAAAAGACACTGCGTGGAGTAGCAACCTATCTGATGAATAACAGCAGGATTAGCTGTTCTGCTAAGTTTAAAACCTTTACCATGGGAAGTCAACAAATGACACTCAACATTTCAT ACAAGCCTGTCACTGTTAgagtgaaaaaggaaaagaaagttgTGGCGGAAGGTGACAGCATCATGATTGAGTGTGTTGCTAATAGTAACCCCCCACCACACAAATACCTTTGGTTTATAAGACAATTAGACCAGCACAAGATAGAAAATTCAACTCAGAGTAAAAAGCATTTCAGCAACATTGTACGAGATACATCTCTGTCCTGCATGGCTCAAAATGCCCTTGGAGTGCAGCAGTCCATCTGGGTGGATCTGGATGTTCAgt attcacCTAAAAACATCACAGTTTCAGTCAGTCCTTCTGGTCCAGTACCAGAGAACAGCAACGTGACTCTGACCTGCAGCAGTAATGCCAACCCAGCAGTAGAAAACTACATGTGGTACAGAGCTGATGGAGACCAGGAGAATTTTATTGGGACAGGAACcagtttaaatattaaagtCTCCAGAGACAGAAGAAGATTTTTCTGCAAGGCTGAAAATCAGATCGGAGTTGGACGTTCTAACCCGACTCACCTTGATGTTCAGT ATTGTGAAACACATTGTGGATTTTACAGTGGAGTCCTTCCTTGGGtccttgctggtgtgtttttcagtgtcagTGTGATCTGTGCAGCTTTCCTTTG GAAAGTACAAAAGAATGTGAAGCCACAAGAAGAGGACAGAACTTACATGTCGCTGAATCGTAGAAATGTCGGCTCTTCAGAGTATGATGTCATTAACACAGCTCCAAAGTGA